GCCGCCCACCAGCCAAGCGAGCGCCGGCAGCGAACGTAGCGTCCGCCAGCCGGCCCCGAGCCCGCTCTTCTCCGACATAGCACCGATCGGGTGCAAGCGCTGGCGGGGGCTGAGGATGGCGGCGAGGAGCGAGAAGCCCGCGAGCGTGCTGAGCATCACTGCCGGGCCACCGTGCTCCAACAGCAGGCCCGACACCACAGGTCCGGCGAGCATGGCACTCTGGTCGATCCCCAGCAGAACGGACTGCACTCGGTGCGCCTGGCCTCCGGCTGTCCGGCTCGCCTCGCCGCCGGCGGTCTCGGCGGCGACGTAACTGAACTCGGTGAGGACGCCAGATACCGGGGCAAGCACCATGACGAGCACCGCCGCGAGCGCCCCGGCATCGTGGATCGTCAGCAGGAGCGCAGCGGTGAGGACGACCAGGGCCCGCAGGACGCACGCGGCGCGGAGGACGCGTGCGGTGCCGTGGCGGTCGACGAGGGTGCCGGCCACCACGAAGGCGCCCAGCCGGGGCAGCCATTCCAGTGCGAAGGCCAACCCCGTCAGCCCCGCGGACCCGGTAGTGGCCAGGACGAGGAGGGGGATGCCGTAGGTGGTCATCGCGAACGCGGCGCCGTCGGCCGCCCGGGGCAGATAGACGCCACGCAGCAAGGTCGGAGCGGTTGTGCCGGGCTGCCGGGGCCAGACGGTGGGGCCCGTCACTCGGCGGACTGGGACGCGCCGAGCTGGACGGCCTGGTTCGCGGCCAGCCACTGATCCAGCAGATCACGTGCCCCGGTCAAGTCGGCGTGAGCGTCCGCGGTCAGCTGGGAGTCGGCTGTTGGGTCACAGAGGCCGCGCTCCTCAGTGAGGGCGGGTGCCGCGGCCAGGAGTGCGAGGGTGCTCTGGATGCGGTGGGTGAAGTCGGAGGTGGTGCTCGGATAGGCGTGGCGGCGGGCCCACCGTGCTGTCGCGTCGTAGAGGTCCGCCAACTCCGATCCGGATGTGGTCAGTTCGAGGCGGCCTCCAGGCTGGACGTGGACGAGGCCGAGGTCGCGGGCCAGATCGGTGGCCCTGCGAAGGCGGTACTCGGAGAGATCAGCGAGGGTGCCGGCCAGTCGGCGCAGGGGTATGGGTCCGTTGTCGTCGATCTCGGAGATCAGGCGGATCAGGGCCGGATAGGAAAGCGCCGAGCAGGCATCCGGCATGGTGGCTGTGGAGGGGGAGCTGTTCATCGGCGCGGCCCTCCCGCCGCGAGTGCTGCCCGCGAACGAGCGGGTGTGGCATGGGAGAACAGGTCGCGGTGCTGCCACGTCAGTGAGGAGATCTGGCCGTTCGTGCTGGGTGCGGGCGTGGCGGTTGGGGCCGGTAGCCGCG
This genomic stretch from Streptomyces nigrescens harbors:
- a CDS encoding MFS transporter, coding for MTGPTVWPRQPGTTAPTLLRGVYLPRAADGAAFAMTTYGIPLLVLATTGSAGLTGLAFALEWLPRLGAFVVAGTLVDRHGTARVLRAACVLRALVVLTAALLLTIHDAGALAAVLVMVLAPVSGVLTEFSYVAAETAGGEASRTAGGQAHRVQSVLLGIDQSAMLAGPVVSGLLLEHGGPAVMLSTLAGFSLLAAILSPRQRLHPIGAMSEKSGLGAGWRTLRSLPALAWLVGGLLVSNVAIGLLQAAMPVIVVTELGRSKSDAGLIWSAAALASLLAVTSARRAIDRWGLWPVGTAAAAIAATATLAVAHADSYRGYLLLIAVLMAGEGGLTVVLRTMRSHLIPRDVFGSTLAVTILLLLLPFPAAGLLVAAIPPSQLGHAVTAAALLQALGLATAFTRLRTLPAASS